A genomic region of Azoarcus sp. KH32C contains the following coding sequences:
- the gshA gene encoding glutamate--cysteine ligase: MVPHLTTALTGPLLELEKRFLDHATEIERWMRTQWQDHMPPFYASTDLRNSGFKLAPVDLNLFPGGWNNINDVFMPLCVQAAQDAIERLCPDARQLLLVPENHTRNQFYLQNVSKLVSVLQLTGLDVRVGSLLPEITAPTTLELANGGTLTLEPLERHGGRLGLANFDPCAILLNNDLSGGIPAILKDLDEQWVIPPLHAGWHRRRKSIHAAAYDRVAREFAEVIGIDPWRINPEFGVCGQINFQERTGEECLAAQVDSLLRRIREKYKEYEVDETPFVVVKADAGTYGMGVMTVRDASEVTGLNRRQRNKMSVVKEGLQVHEVIIQEGVHTFETVDEAVAEPVVYMMDRFVVGGFYRVHTERGRDENLNAPGMHFKPLAFQTCCSLPDCRQSPDAAPNRFYAYGVVARLALLAASVEIEETAPAEADFAA, translated from the coding sequence ATGGTCCCTCATCTGACGACCGCGCTGACCGGTCCGCTGCTGGAACTGGAAAAGCGTTTTCTCGACCACGCCACCGAAATCGAGCGCTGGATGCGCACGCAGTGGCAGGATCACATGCCCCCGTTCTATGCGTCGACCGACCTGCGCAATTCGGGCTTCAAGCTCGCGCCGGTCGACCTGAACCTCTTCCCCGGCGGCTGGAACAATATCAACGATGTCTTCATGCCCTTGTGCGTGCAGGCCGCCCAGGACGCGATCGAACGTCTCTGTCCGGACGCGCGCCAGCTGCTGCTGGTGCCCGAGAACCACACGCGCAACCAGTTCTACCTGCAGAACGTCTCGAAGCTCGTGTCCGTGCTGCAGCTCACCGGCCTCGACGTGCGCGTCGGCTCGCTCTTGCCCGAGATCACCGCGCCGACGACGCTGGAACTCGCCAACGGCGGCACGCTCACGCTCGAACCGCTGGAACGCCACGGCGGCCGTCTCGGGCTCGCGAACTTCGACCCCTGCGCGATCCTGCTCAACAACGACCTCTCGGGCGGCATCCCGGCCATCCTCAAGGATCTCGACGAGCAGTGGGTGATCCCGCCGCTGCACGCCGGCTGGCACCGCCGCCGCAAGTCGATCCATGCCGCGGCCTACGACCGCGTCGCGCGCGAGTTCGCCGAGGTGATCGGCATCGACCCGTGGCGCATCAACCCCGAGTTCGGCGTCTGCGGCCAGATCAACTTCCAGGAGCGCACCGGCGAGGAATGCCTCGCCGCACAGGTCGACAGCCTGCTGCGCCGCATCCGCGAGAAGTACAAGGAATACGAGGTCGACGAGACGCCTTTCGTCGTCGTGAAGGCCGATGCCGGCACGTACGGGATGGGCGTGATGACGGTGCGCGACGCGTCCGAGGTGACGGGCCTCAACCGTCGCCAGCGCAACAAGATGAGCGTCGTGAAGGAAGGCCTGCAGGTGCACGAGGTCATCATCCAGGAAGGCGTGCACACCTTCGAGACGGTGGATGAAGCGGTCGCCGAGCCGGTCGTCTACATGATGGATCGCTTCGTCGTCGGCGGTTTCTACCGCGTGCACACCGAGCGCGGCCGCGACGAGAACCTCAACGCGCCGGGCATGCACTTCAAGCCGCTCGCGTTCCAGACCTGCTGCTCGCTGCCGGACTGCCGCCAGTCGCCGGATGCCGCGCCGAACCGCTTCTACGCCTACGGCGTGGTCGCGCGCCTCGCGCTGCTGGCCGCCTCGGTCGAGATCGAGGAAACCGCGCCGGCCGAAGCCGACTTCGCGGCCTGA
- a CDS encoding FAD:protein FMN transferase — MAGAAILRRVRAAFAALVVAALLASCAKPPEVHRQEGYVFGTRVDLTVYGESAEDSAAAMNEVLSEFDRLHRSYHAWQPSELTALNESIGRGQVATVSDELAGMLKDAARLSELGDSLFNPALGELIALWGFQADEFVARLPDPDGIRTVLDARPRMSDLVIEGNRVSSRNPSVRLDLGGYAKGYALDRAAAILRARGIHNALINIGGNVMALGKKGDAPWRLGLQHPRKPEPMATLPLYDGEAIGTSGDYQRYFELDGVRYSHLIDPRTGAPATATQSMTVLVTPRPNAGTLSDAASKAPFIAGDGWREYTRRYGIEHALRVAADGHIEVTRELRARLQFMEGVGPVTVVD; from the coding sequence ATGGCGGGGGCGGCGATTCTGCGCCGCGTGCGCGCGGCGTTCGCGGCTCTGGTCGTCGCGGCGCTGCTCGCATCCTGCGCGAAGCCGCCGGAAGTGCATCGCCAGGAAGGCTACGTCTTCGGCACGCGCGTCGATCTGACGGTCTACGGCGAGTCGGCCGAGGATTCCGCCGCGGCGATGAACGAGGTGCTGAGCGAATTCGATCGTCTGCACCGCAGCTACCACGCGTGGCAGCCCTCCGAACTGACCGCGCTGAACGAGTCGATCGGGCGCGGCCAAGTCGCGACGGTGTCCGACGAGCTCGCGGGCATGCTGAAGGATGCGGCCCGCTTGTCCGAACTGGGCGATTCGCTGTTCAACCCGGCGCTCGGCGAGCTGATCGCACTCTGGGGCTTCCAGGCCGACGAATTCGTCGCGCGCCTGCCCGATCCGGACGGAATACGGACGGTGCTCGACGCGCGGCCGCGGATGAGCGATCTCGTGATCGAAGGCAATCGCGTCAGCAGCCGGAACCCCTCGGTGCGCCTCGACCTCGGTGGCTACGCCAAGGGCTACGCGCTCGACCGTGCGGCGGCGATCCTGCGCGCGCGTGGCATCCACAACGCGCTGATCAACATCGGCGGCAACGTCATGGCGCTCGGCAAGAAGGGCGACGCACCCTGGCGGCTGGGCCTGCAGCATCCGCGCAAGCCCGAGCCGATGGCGACGTTGCCGCTCTATGACGGCGAGGCGATCGGGACCTCGGGCGACTACCAGCGCTACTTCGAGCTCGACGGTGTGCGTTACTCGCACCTGATCGACCCGCGTACCGGTGCGCCCGCCACCGCGACGCAGTCGATGACGGTGCTGGTCACGCCGCGCCCGAATGCCGGGACGCTGTCCGATGCGGCGAGCAAGGCCCCCTTCATCGCCGGCGACGGCTGGCGCGAATACACGCGCCGCTACGGCATCGAGCACGCGCTACGCGTCGCGGCCGACGGCCACATCGAAGTGACGCGCGAATTGCGCGCACGGCTGCAGTTCATGGAGGGCGTCGGTCCGGTCACGGTCGTCGACTGA
- a CDS encoding 2-hydroxychromene-2-carboxylate isomerase: MSRPRIEFWYEFASSYSYLSVMRIEGLAERAGVEVDWRPFLLGPVFLAMGWNDSPFNIYPPKGRYMWRDLARLAAKYELPFQVPSRFPRNGMLAARVALLGAKEDWVAPFSRAVMRANFAEDRDIGEAEVVGGILSELNLPAKRLLDEAVTDDNKLALRRQTERASELGLFGAPSFRVGEELFWGNDRLEDALEWAHRKG; encoded by the coding sequence ATGTCCCGCCCCCGCATCGAATTCTGGTACGAATTTGCGAGTTCCTACTCGTATCTTTCGGTGATGCGCATCGAGGGGCTGGCCGAGCGGGCCGGTGTCGAGGTCGATTGGCGGCCCTTCCTGCTCGGGCCGGTGTTCCTCGCGATGGGGTGGAACGATTCGCCCTTCAACATCTACCCGCCCAAGGGGCGCTACATGTGGCGCGACCTGGCGCGGCTGGCGGCGAAGTACGAGCTACCGTTCCAGGTGCCGAGCCGCTTTCCGCGCAACGGCATGCTTGCCGCGCGGGTCGCGCTGCTCGGTGCGAAGGAAGACTGGGTCGCTCCCTTCTCGCGTGCGGTGATGCGCGCGAACTTCGCCGAGGACCGCGACATCGGCGAGGCCGAAGTGGTCGGCGGGATCCTGTCCGAGCTGAATCTGCCGGCGAAGCGCCTGCTCGACGAGGCGGTCACGGACGACAACAAGCTTGCCTTGCGCCGCCAGACCGAAAGGGCGAGCGAGCTGGGACTGTTCGGAGCGCCCAGCTTCCGCGTCGGCGAGGAGCTCTTCTGGGGGAACGACCGGCTCGAAGACGCCCTCGAATGGGCGCATCGCAAGGGCTAG
- a CDS encoding DUF2917 domain-containing protein, protein MDIRSEFTRVTLSSRESMVLDHTKGAEVTVRKGCIWLTQQGDSRDIVLKTGQSFTLSFDSGVLMTGVGNAEVVIQKPVAARQGHPSGWLERMASLLHVQPANAGRARRAA, encoded by the coding sequence ATGGATATCCGTAGCGAATTCACCCGCGTCACGCTGTCGTCGCGGGAGTCGATGGTTCTCGATCACACGAAAGGCGCCGAAGTCACGGTGCGCAAGGGCTGCATCTGGCTCACGCAGCAAGGCGACAGCCGCGACATCGTGCTGAAGACCGGCCAGTCCTTTACGCTGTCCTTCGACAGCGGCGTGCTGATGACCGGGGTCGGCAATGCCGAAGTCGTCATTCAAAAGCCCGTCGCCGCGCGCCAAGGCCACCCGAGCGGCTGGCTCGAACGCATGGCGAGCCTGTTGCACGTCCAGCCCGCCAACGCGGGGCGCGCGCGCCGCGCCGCCTAA
- a CDS encoding LysR substrate-binding domain-containing protein — MHKPLGKVPPLDPLRGFVAAARHLSFTHAAEELFLTQSAISRQVQTLEAALGVPLFVRGVRSLTLTDEGERLARAAEGWLQEYAALAATLARTGPRPVTVTASIGISALWLVPRLSRFQQRHPDIDVRVAASNRMLDLAHDDVDIAIRYCANRDAPPGAERLFGETVIPVATPAIAARPLDARTLPETTLLDFDDPHYPWLRWTDWLAAMKLENERPRAVLVFNHYDQLIQAAVAGQGIAIGRERLVDHLIAEGRLAVVGDGRMEMTDRGYWLVLGPATPRREVICFADWLREEAGAG; from the coding sequence ATGCATAAGCCGCTTGGAAAAGTTCCTCCGCTGGACCCGCTGCGCGGTTTCGTCGCCGCGGCGCGCCACCTGAGCTTCACCCATGCGGCCGAAGAGCTCTTCCTCACCCAGTCGGCAATCAGCCGCCAGGTGCAGACGCTGGAGGCGGCCCTCGGCGTGCCGCTGTTCGTGCGCGGGGTGCGCAGCCTCACGCTGACCGACGAGGGCGAACGCCTCGCGCGTGCGGCGGAAGGCTGGCTGCAGGAGTATGCGGCCCTCGCCGCGACACTCGCGCGCACCGGACCGCGCCCGGTGACGGTCACCGCCAGTATCGGGATTTCGGCGCTGTGGCTCGTGCCACGGTTGTCGCGCTTCCAGCAGCGGCATCCGGATATCGACGTGCGGGTCGCCGCGAGCAACCGGATGCTGGATCTCGCGCACGACGACGTCGACATCGCGATCCGTTACTGCGCGAACCGCGACGCCCCGCCGGGGGCGGAGCGCCTCTTCGGCGAAACGGTGATCCCGGTCGCGACGCCGGCGATCGCGGCGCGCCCGCTCGACGCGCGGACCTTGCCGGAGACGACGCTGCTCGACTTCGACGATCCGCACTATCCCTGGCTGCGCTGGACGGACTGGCTTGCGGCGATGAAGCTCGAGAACGAGCGCCCGCGCGCAGTGCTCGTCTTCAATCACTACGACCAGCTGATCCAGGCCGCGGTCGCCGGCCAGGGCATTGCGATCGGGCGCGAACGGCTGGTCGATCATCTGATCGCCGAGGGGCGCCTCGCGGTGGTCGGCGACGGCCGCATGGAGATGACCGATCGCGGCTACTGGCTGGTGCTCGGGCCAGCAACGCCGCGACGCGAAGTCATCTGCTTCGCCGATTGGCTGCGCGAGGAGGCGGGTGCCGGCTGA
- the gshB gene encoding glutathione synthase codes for MSRSLKIAFIVDPLDKLKAYKDSSIAMMRAAAARGHAVFTIRREALTWRDGVVAARALAIRPMPDDHAWYEPGEETVLPLTAYDAVIMRQDPPFNFEYVTATWMLEHAVAGGARIFNDPRAIRDHSEKLAICEFPQLAPTTLVARDAADVQAFIDELGDVILKPLDGMGGSQIFRVRKDDPNRNVIIETLTHEGRRTIMAQRFLPEIAEGDKRVLIVGGEVVPYSLARIPKAGETRGNLAVGGRGVAMPLTEREREIAETLAPILTARGLLIVGLDVIGGHLTEINVTSPTCFVEIASQTGFPVAGLFVDKLEQVCS; via the coding sequence ATGTCGCGTAGCCTGAAGATCGCCTTCATCGTCGATCCGCTCGACAAGCTCAAGGCCTACAAGGATTCCAGTATCGCGATGATGCGCGCGGCCGCAGCGCGCGGCCATGCGGTGTTCACGATCCGGCGCGAGGCGCTGACCTGGCGCGACGGTGTCGTCGCCGCGCGCGCGCTCGCGATCCGTCCGATGCCTGACGATCACGCATGGTATGAGCCGGGCGAGGAGACGGTGCTGCCGCTCACCGCCTACGATGCGGTGATCATGCGCCAGGATCCACCCTTCAACTTCGAGTATGTCACGGCGACTTGGATGCTGGAGCATGCCGTCGCTGGCGGCGCACGCATCTTCAACGATCCGCGCGCGATCCGCGACCACTCCGAGAAGCTCGCGATCTGCGAGTTCCCGCAGCTCGCGCCGACCACGCTCGTCGCCCGCGACGCCGCCGACGTGCAGGCCTTCATCGACGAACTCGGCGACGTGATCCTGAAGCCGCTCGACGGCATGGGCGGCAGCCAGATCTTCCGCGTACGCAAGGACGACCCGAACCGCAACGTGATCATCGAGACGCTGACGCACGAAGGCCGTCGGACGATCATGGCGCAGCGCTTCCTGCCGGAGATCGCCGAAGGCGACAAGCGGGTGCTGATCGTCGGCGGCGAAGTCGTGCCGTATTCGCTCGCGCGCATCCCGAAAGCCGGCGAGACGCGCGGCAACCTTGCCGTGGGGGGGCGCGGCGTCGCGATGCCGCTCACCGAGCGCGAGCGCGAGATCGCCGAGACGTTGGCGCCGATCTTGACCGCGCGCGGCCTGCTGATCGTGGGCCTCGACGTGATCGGCGGACATCTCACCGAAATCAACGTCACCAGTCCCACGTGCTTCGTCGAGATCGCCTCGCAGACCGGCTTCCCGGTCGCTGGGCTCTTCGTCGACAAGCTCGAGCAGGTCTGCAGCTGA
- a CDS encoding class I SAM-dependent methyltransferase, translating into MKGPRDVEVLGQVFTPEPVVRAMLALRKNRGRVLEPSCGDGAFLQHLPGAVGIEFDAAHCPPGALNVDFFAYPETERFDTIIGNPPYVRFQDIPAATRELLQAEHFDGRSNLYLFFIEKCLRHLAPGGELIFITPRDFLKVTSAVKLNRLMLATGTITDAIELGDARVFDDAVPNCLIWRFEKGNFERTMRYAEIGSADDLAGALAAPCWQTRHLLECGGHLMFARGDYPLRLSDVAFVKVGAVSGADDLYADERVGNRDFVCSSTVKTGHTRRMLWVEPNDPPPPALVPHKDRLIARRVQPFDERNWWHWGRGYFQSGLPRVYVNGRTRQARPFFLHDCPHYDGAVLAVFPRRADVDLAAFRDALNTVDWADLGFVCDGRYIFTQRSLENAPLPEHFRAFAAV; encoded by the coding sequence TTGAAGGGCCCGCGCGACGTCGAGGTGCTCGGCCAGGTGTTCACGCCGGAGCCCGTGGTCCGCGCGATGCTGGCGCTGCGGAAGAACCGCGGACGCGTGCTGGAACCGTCCTGCGGCGACGGCGCCTTCCTGCAGCATCTGCCGGGGGCGGTCGGCATCGAATTCGATGCGGCCCATTGCCCGCCGGGGGCGCTCAACGTCGACTTCTTCGCTTATCCGGAGACGGAGCGCTTCGACACGATCATCGGCAACCCGCCCTACGTCCGCTTCCAGGACATCCCGGCGGCGACGCGCGAGCTGCTGCAGGCCGAGCATTTCGACGGGCGCTCGAACCTCTACCTCTTCTTCATCGAGAAATGCCTGCGCCACCTCGCGCCGGGCGGCGAGCTGATCTTCATCACGCCGCGCGACTTCCTGAAGGTGACCTCCGCGGTGAAGCTCAACCGCCTGATGCTCGCGACGGGCACGATCACCGACGCGATCGAACTGGGCGACGCGCGCGTGTTCGACGACGCGGTGCCGAACTGCCTGATCTGGCGCTTCGAGAAGGGCAATTTCGAGCGCACGATGCGCTACGCGGAGATCGGCAGCGCCGACGACCTCGCCGGGGCGCTCGCGGCGCCGTGCTGGCAGACGCGCCATCTGCTCGAATGCGGCGGTCACCTGATGTTCGCCCGCGGCGACTATCCGCTGCGCCTGTCCGACGTCGCCTTCGTCAAGGTCGGGGCGGTGTCGGGCGCGGACGACCTCTACGCCGACGAGCGCGTCGGCAATCGCGACTTCGTCTGCTCCTCGACAGTCAAGACCGGCCATACGCGGCGCATGTTGTGGGTCGAGCCGAACGATCCGCCGCCGCCGGCGCTCGTGCCGCACAAGGACCGGCTGATCGCGCGCCGCGTGCAGCCCTTCGACGAGCGCAACTGGTGGCACTGGGGGCGCGGTTACTTCCAGTCCGGGCTGCCGCGCGTCTATGTGAACGGCCGTACCCGGCAGGCGCGGCCCTTCTTCCTGCACGACTGTCCGCATTACGACGGCGCCGTGCTGGCGGTGTTTCCGCGCCGGGCGGACGTCGATCTCGCCGCCTTCCGCGACGCCCTGAATACCGTCGACTGGGCCGATCTGGGCTTCGTCTGCGACGGTCGTTACATCTTCACGCAGCGCAGCCTGGAAAATGCGCCGCTGCCCGAGCACTTTCGCGCGTTTGCCGCGGTCTGA
- a CDS encoding ATP-binding cassette domain-containing protein codes for MIQFRNLRLARGAKVLVDNVSLQIHPGWRVGLTGANGTGKSSLFALLRGGLHQDQGDLDIPSGWQIAHVAQETPALAKAAIEYVLDGDAELRDVEARLAAAEAAHDGAHIGELHARLHEIGGYAARARAAALLDGLGFVGNDAERPVSDFSGGWRMRLNLAQALMCRSDLLLLDEPTNHLDLDAVLWLEQWLRDYRGTLILISHDREFLDACVTHIAHIEQQRLTLYTGGYSDFERQRAERLAQQQSMFEKQQREIAHIEDYIRRFRAKATKARQAQSRIKALERMERIAAAHIDTPFGFTFRDAPPAPDPLLQIEDGAVAYGERTVLDRVRLTLRPGERVGLLGRNGAGKSTLIKLLAGGLPLADGTRTEGKGLAIGYFAQHQLETLRPDESPLQHLARLDPAAREQELRDYLGGFDFRGDGVGGTSTPATTPCGPFSGGEKSRLALALMIWQRPNLLLLDEPTNHLDLEMRHALTLAMQDYEGGMVLVSHDRALLRATCDRFLLVDDGRIQPFDGDLDDYRDWLAERRAQATEAAKCPDRAADKAARKAEREQSAAERQARLATRRPLVKELDQLEKKMAGWQGEKKLLDARLADPALYSSGDTSQLQTLLKRQAELAEWIETAELRWLEISETLESLPAD; via the coding sequence GTGATCCAGTTTCGTAACCTCCGCCTCGCGCGCGGCGCGAAAGTCCTCGTCGATAACGTCTCGCTGCAGATCCACCCCGGCTGGCGCGTCGGCCTGACCGGCGCCAACGGCACCGGCAAGTCCAGCCTCTTCGCACTGCTGCGCGGCGGCCTGCACCAGGACCAGGGAGATCTCGACATCCCCTCCGGCTGGCAGATCGCCCACGTCGCGCAGGAGACGCCGGCGCTCGCGAAGGCGGCGATCGAATACGTGCTCGACGGCGACGCCGAACTGCGCGACGTCGAGGCGAGGCTCGCGGCGGCCGAGGCGGCCCACGATGGCGCACACATCGGAGAACTGCACGCACGGCTGCACGAGATCGGCGGCTACGCGGCGCGTGCCCGCGCAGCGGCGCTCCTCGATGGCCTCGGCTTCGTCGGCAACGACGCGGAGCGGCCGGTGTCGGACTTCTCCGGCGGCTGGCGGATGCGGCTCAACCTCGCGCAGGCGCTGATGTGCCGTTCGGATCTCCTGCTCCTCGACGAACCGACGAACCACCTCGACCTCGACGCCGTGCTGTGGCTAGAGCAGTGGCTGCGCGACTACCGCGGCACGCTGATCCTGATCTCGCACGACCGGGAATTCCTCGACGCCTGCGTCACCCACATCGCCCACATCGAACAGCAGCGCCTGACGCTCTACACCGGCGGCTACTCCGACTTCGAGCGCCAGCGCGCCGAGCGCCTCGCGCAGCAGCAGTCGATGTTCGAGAAGCAGCAGCGCGAGATCGCGCACATCGAGGACTACATCCGCCGTTTCCGTGCGAAGGCCACCAAGGCCCGCCAGGCGCAGAGCCGCATCAAGGCGTTGGAGCGCATGGAGCGCATCGCCGCCGCGCACATCGACACGCCCTTCGGCTTCACCTTCCGCGACGCCCCGCCTGCGCCGGACCCCTTGCTGCAGATCGAGGATGGCGCCGTCGCCTACGGCGAGCGCACGGTGCTCGACCGCGTGCGCCTGACGCTGCGCCCGGGCGAGCGGGTGGGTCTCCTCGGCCGCAACGGCGCCGGCAAGTCGACGCTGATCAAGCTGCTTGCGGGCGGTCTGCCACTCGCCGACGGTACGCGCACCGAAGGCAAGGGCCTCGCGATCGGCTACTTCGCGCAGCATCAGCTCGAAACCCTGCGTCCCGACGAGTCGCCGCTGCAGCACCTCGCGCGCCTAGACCCCGCGGCGCGCGAACAGGAACTGCGCGACTATCTCGGCGGTTTCGACTTCCGCGGCGACGGCGTCGGCGGCACCTCGACGCCCGCGACGACCCCCTGCGGGCCGTTCTCCGGCGGCGAGAAGTCGCGCCTCGCGCTCGCGCTGATGATCTGGCAGCGGCCGAACCTGCTGTTGCTGGACGAGCCGACGAACCACCTCGATCTCGAAATGCGCCACGCGCTGACGCTCGCGATGCAGGACTACGAAGGCGGCATGGTGCTCGTGTCGCACGACCGGGCGCTCTTGCGGGCGACCTGCGACCGCTTCCTGCTCGTCGACGACGGCCGCATCCAGCCCTTCGACGGCGACCTCGACGACTACCGCGACTGGCTCGCCGAGCGCCGCGCGCAGGCGACCGAAGCTGCGAAGTGCCCCGACCGTGCCGCCGACAAGGCCGCGCGCAAGGCCGAACGCGAGCAATCCGCCGCCGAGCGCCAGGCGCGGCTCGCGACACGGCGCCCGCTCGTCAAGGAACTCGATCAGCTCGAAAAGAAGATGGCCGGCTGGCAGGGCGAGAAGAAGTTGCTGGATGCGCGTCTCGCCGATCCGGCACTGTATTCCTCCGGCGATACCAGTCAGCTGCAGACGCTGCTCAAGCGCCAGGCCGAGCTCGCCGAATGGATCGAGACCGCGGAACTGCGCTGGCTGGAAATCTCCGAAACGCTGGAGTCGCTGCCCGCCGACTGA
- a CDS encoding PEP-CTERM sorting domain-containing protein codes for MPTHPNKWRAAIVATLAATLPLLAHALPLTDDSNLDDAAGLATLTITRSGPTPSSTSAGTAAAISGTTTFVMAWNGDDESYAYAVGDSQFAVDFGPLLAGRAPVSLGRYVFDLSLAPVVMDLGSIDFSGPSLGDVSQVLALAESGGASSGWTASATRGIFSASYRLFLFDTTTETASSAAGPSALAIPEPEVLALIGIGLVILAATRRIRKQ; via the coding sequence ATGCCAACTCATCCAAATAAATGGCGGGCGGCAATCGTGGCGACACTTGCCGCCACCCTACCACTGCTCGCACACGCGCTGCCGCTCACCGACGACAGCAATCTCGATGACGCTGCCGGACTCGCCACGCTGACCATCACGCGCAGCGGGCCGACGCCTTCCTCCACCAGCGCCGGGACTGCCGCAGCGATCAGCGGCACGACGACCTTCGTCATGGCGTGGAACGGCGACGACGAAAGCTACGCCTATGCGGTCGGCGACTCGCAGTTCGCGGTCGACTTCGGGCCGCTGCTCGCCGGACGGGCACCGGTGAGCCTGGGACGATACGTGTTCGATCTGTCGCTCGCCCCCGTCGTCATGGATCTTGGCAGCATCGATTTCAGCGGACCATCGCTCGGCGACGTATCCCAAGTGCTCGCGCTGGCCGAAAGCGGCGGCGCGTCCTCGGGCTGGACGGCCAGCGCCACCCGCGGCATTTTCAGCGCGAGCTACCGCCTGTTCCTGTTCGACACCACCACGGAAACTGCATCCTCCGCTGCAGGCCCGTCGGCGCTCGCGATACCGGAACCGGAGGTGCTCGCGCTGATCGGAATCGGACTCGTCATCCTCGCCGCGACCCGTCGCATCAGGAAGCAGTAA